In Juglans regia cultivar Chandler chromosome 13, Walnut 2.0, whole genome shotgun sequence, the following proteins share a genomic window:
- the LOC108992380 gene encoding pathogenesis-related protein 1-like: protein MQGLMIMRNISPAIIFVFVLTFAFVHESSAQNSPQDYVNAHNAARSQVRVGPITWDATVAAFAQNYANQRKGDCRLVHSGGRYGENIAWSSGDLSGTAAVNLWVAEKADYNYNSNSCAAGRQCGHYTQVVWRNSVRLGCAKVRCNNGGTFITCNYDPPGNYVGQRPY from the coding sequence ATGCAGGGACTCATGATCATGAGAAACATTTCCCCAgcaataatatttgtttttgtccTGACCTTTGCCTTCGTCCATGAATCCAGCGCCCAAAATTCACCACAAGACTACGTCAACGCTCACAACGCAGCTCGATCACAGGTTCGAGTCGGACCTATTACTTGGGATGCTACCGTTGCGGCATTTGCACAGAATTATGCTAATCAACGTAAGGGTGATTGCAGACTAGTGCACTCGGGTGGTCGTTACGGGGAGAATATTGCATGGAGCAGTGGTGACCTCTCGGGAACGGCTGCCGTTAACCTTTGGGTAGCAGAGAAGGCCGACTACAACTACAACTCTAACTCATGTGCTGCCGGCCGCCAGTGCGGCCACTATACTCAGGTGGTTTGGCGCAATTCTGTGCGCCTTGGCTGTGCTAAAGTCAGATGCAACAATGGCGGCACCTTCATCACTTGCAACTATGACCCCCCGGGCAACTATGTCGGGCAGCGGCcttactaa
- the LOC108992382 gene encoding pathogenesis-related protein 1-like — protein sequence MGNISLAIVCVLDYTIIHLSCPQIDSSSQDYVNAHNAARSQVGVGPITWDATVAAYAQNYANQLKGDCRLEHSGGPYGENIAWSRGDLSGTAAVNLWVAEKADYNYSSNSCAAGRQCGHYTQVVWRDSLRLGCGKVRCNDGGTFITCNYDPHGNYVGQRPY from the coding sequence ATGGGTAACATTTCATTAGCAATTGTCTGTGTCCTGGATTATACCATCATCCATCTCTCCTGTCCCCAGATTGATTCATCATCACAGGACTACGTCAACGCCCACAACGCAGCTCGATCACAGGTTGGAGTCGGACCTATTACTTGGGATGCTACCGTAGCGGCATACGCACAGAATTATGCTAATCAACTTAAGGGTGATTGCAGACTAGAGCACTCGGGTGGCCCTTACGGTGAGAATATTGCATGGAGTAGGGGTGACCTCTCGGGAACGGCTGCCGTTAACCTTTGGGTAGCAGAGAAGGCCGACTACAACTACAGCTCTAACTCATGTGCTGCCGGCCGCCAGTGCGGCCACTATACTCAGGTGGTTTGGAGAGATTCTTTGCGCTTGGGCTGTGGTAAAGTCAGATGCAACGACGGTGGTACCTTCATCACTTGCAATTATGATCCCCACGGCAACTATGTCGGGCAGCGGCCGTACTAA
- the LOC109019609 gene encoding pathogenesis-related protein 1-like has translation MMFMRLSLAIVCVVSLAIFHVSLAQNSPQDYLNVHKVARASVGVGPMRWDAKVASYVRNYINKLKGSCKLVHSGGPYGENLAWGSAEYLSGTAAVNMWVVEKPKYDYNPNSCVGGECRHYTQVVWRNSVRLGCAKVRCNNGGTIISCNYDPQATMSISVPI, from the coding sequence ATGATGTTCATGAGGCTTTCTCTAGCAATTGTTTGTGTCGTAAGCTTGGCCATATTCCACGTCTCCCTTGCCCAGAACTCCCCACAAGACTACCTCAATGTGCACAAAGTCGCTCGTGCAAGCGTTGGTGTCGGGCCAATGAGATGGGATGCGAAGGTAGCTTCTTATGTGAGGAACTACATTAACAAACTCAAAGGCAGCTGCAAGCTTGTGCATTCGGGAGGGCCTTATGGTGAGAACCTTGCATGGGGCAGCGCTGAGTACCTTTCGGGCACAGCTGCTGTGAACATGTGGGTGGTAGAGAAGCCAAAGTATGACTACAACCCCAATTCCTGTGTTGGTGGGGAGTGCCGCCACTACACTCAGGTGGTTTGGAGGAACTCCGTGCGCTTAGGGTGTGCTAAAGTGCGATGCAACAACGGGGGCACCATTATCAGTTGCAACTATGACCCCCAGGCAACTATGTCAATCAGCGTCCCTATCTAA
- the LOC109019610 gene encoding basic form of pathogenesis-related protein 1-like translates to MVLSKFFLAICSIGFTLIQASLAQNSNQDFLDAHNAARAEVGVAPLTWNHTLQVYAENFANKRRDCNFEDSNGPYGENMAQGWGTFSALEAVKMWVDEKQYYDRKSNSCKGGECLHYTQVVDRDTKRIGCARVSCYKDGGIFMICNYDGERPF, encoded by the coding sequence ATGGTGCTTAGCAAGTTTTTTCTAGCAATATGCTCCATTGGGTTCACCCTAATACAAGCCTCCCTGGCTCAAAATTCCAACCAAGACTTTCTCGACGCCCACAATGCTGCTCGTGCCGAAGTCGGTGTTGCTCCTCTAACATGGAACCACACGCTGCAAGTCTATGCCGAGAATTTTGCTAACAAGAGGAGGGATTGCAATTTTGAGGATTCCAATGGACCCTATGGGGAGAACATGGCACAAGGATGGGGTACCTTCTCCGCACTAGAGGCTGTGAAGATGTGGGTGGATGAGAAACAATACTACGATCGCAAGTCCAACTCGTGTAAGGGTGGTGAGTGCCTGCACTACACCCAAGTTGTCGACCGCGACACCAAGCGTATTGGGTGTGCCAGGGTCAGCTGTTATAAGGATGGGGGGATCTTTATGATTTGCAACTACGATGGTGAACgcccattttaa